A region of Massilia sp. KIM DNA encodes the following proteins:
- the acnA gene encoding aconitate hydratase AcnA, whose product MSRNTLNTLKEFPVGAGQTGQFYSLPALGESLGVNLSRLPVSIRIVLESVLRNCDGKKVTEEHVKQLANWGATAERTDEIPFVVARVVLQDFTGVPLLADLAAMRNVAAKMGTDPKKIEPLVPVDLVVDHSVTIDHFREPKALDLNMKLEFQRNNERYQFMKWGMQAFDTFGVVPPGFGIVHQVNLEYLARGVMRQGNMFYPDTLVGTDSHTTMINGVGVVGWGVGGIEAEAGMLGQPVYFLTPDVIGVNLKGKLREGCTATDLVLTITEMLRREKVVGKFVEFFGEGTRSLSTTDRATIGNMAPEYGATMGFFPVDEATVDYFRGTGRTEEELAAFENYFKAQGMFGIPQEGEIDYTRVLELDLSTVTPSLAGPKRPQDRIELGHVKNTFTDLFSKPTTQNGFNKNPVELTKVYETTNGVRVKNGDVLIAAITSCTNTSNPSVLLAAGLLAKKAVERGLTVAPHIKSSLAPGSRVVTEYLTAAGLLPYLEKLGFGVTAYGCTTCIGNAGDLTPELNAAIVQNDIIAAAVLSGNRNFEARIHPNIRSNFLASPPLVVAYAIAGNMTKDLMTEPVGKDQNGVDVYLGDIWPSSQEVGELMRLAMNSEVYKKNYADVKGNPGELWERVSSTEGQVYNWPESTYIAEPPFFADFEMTPKAAASSITGARALGVFGDSITTDHISPAGSIKEDGPAGKWLKDHGVLKADFNSYGSRRGNHEIMMRGTFANVRIKNKMIPPKADGSAVEGGITIHQPSGEQLSIYDAAMKYIAEGTPTMIFGGEEYGTGSSRDWAAKGTQLLGVKAVICRSFERIHRSNLVGMGVLPLQFIGNDSVESLGITGKETYDLKGLEGEIKPQQQATLVIHRENGESQEVQVLLRIDTPIEVDYYKHGGILPFVLRQLLAA is encoded by the coding sequence ATGTCTCGCAACACTCTGAACACACTGAAGGAATTCCCGGTCGGCGCAGGCCAGACCGGTCAGTTCTACTCCCTGCCCGCCCTGGGCGAGAGCCTCGGTGTGAATCTGTCGCGCCTGCCGGTGTCGATCCGTATCGTCCTCGAGTCCGTGCTGCGTAACTGCGACGGCAAGAAGGTCACCGAAGAACACGTCAAGCAGCTCGCCAACTGGGGCGCGACCGCCGAGCGTACCGACGAGATCCCGTTCGTCGTCGCCCGCGTCGTGCTGCAGGACTTCACCGGCGTGCCGCTGCTGGCCGACCTGGCCGCGATGCGCAACGTGGCCGCCAAGATGGGCACCGATCCGAAGAAGATCGAGCCGCTGGTGCCGGTCGACCTGGTGGTCGACCACTCGGTCACCATCGACCACTTCCGCGAGCCGAAAGCCCTCGACCTGAACATGAAACTGGAATTCCAGCGCAACAACGAGCGCTACCAGTTCATGAAGTGGGGCATGCAGGCCTTCGACACCTTCGGCGTGGTGCCGCCGGGCTTCGGCATCGTGCACCAGGTTAACCTGGAATACCTGGCGCGCGGCGTTATGCGTCAAGGCAACATGTTCTACCCGGACACCCTGGTGGGTACCGACTCGCACACCACCATGATCAACGGCGTGGGCGTGGTGGGCTGGGGCGTGGGCGGCATCGAGGCGGAAGCCGGCATGCTGGGCCAGCCGGTCTACTTCCTGACCCCGGACGTGATCGGCGTCAACCTGAAGGGCAAGCTGCGCGAAGGCTGCACCGCGACCGACCTGGTGCTGACCATCACCGAAATGCTGCGCCGTGAAAAGGTCGTGGGCAAGTTCGTCGAGTTCTTCGGCGAAGGCACCCGCTCGCTGTCGACCACCGACCGCGCGACCATCGGCAACATGGCGCCGGAATACGGCGCGACCATGGGCTTCTTCCCGGTCGACGAAGCGACCGTCGACTACTTCCGCGGCACCGGCCGTACCGAAGAAGAACTGGCGGCCTTCGAGAACTACTTCAAGGCCCAGGGCATGTTCGGCATCCCGCAGGAAGGCGAGATCGACTACACCCGCGTGCTGGAACTGGACCTGTCGACCGTCACCCCGTCGCTGGCCGGCCCGAAGCGTCCGCAGGACCGTATCGAACTGGGTCACGTGAAGAACACCTTCACCGACCTGTTCAGCAAGCCGACCACCCAGAACGGCTTCAACAAGAACCCGGTCGAGCTGACCAAGGTCTACGAGACCACCAACGGCGTGCGCGTGAAGAACGGCGACGTCCTGATCGCCGCGATCACCTCCTGCACCAACACCTCGAACCCGAGCGTGCTGCTGGCTGCCGGCCTGCTGGCCAAGAAGGCGGTCGAGCGCGGCCTGACCGTGGCGCCGCACATCAAGTCCTCGCTGGCGCCGGGATCGCGCGTCGTGACCGAGTACCTGACCGCCGCCGGCCTGCTGCCTTACCTGGAAAAGCTGGGCTTCGGCGTGACCGCCTACGGCTGCACCACCTGCATCGGCAACGCCGGCGACCTGACCCCGGAACTGAACGCCGCGATCGTCCAGAACGACATCATCGCCGCCGCCGTCCTGTCGGGCAACCGTAACTTCGAAGCGCGTATCCACCCGAACATCCGCTCGAACTTCCTGGCCTCGCCGCCGCTGGTCGTCGCCTACGCGATCGCCGGCAACATGACCAAGGACCTGATGACCGAGCCGGTGGGCAAGGACCAGAACGGCGTCGACGTCTACCTGGGCGACATCTGGCCGTCCTCGCAGGAAGTGGGCGAGCTGATGCGCCTGGCGATGAACTCGGAGGTGTACAAGAAGAACTACGCCGACGTGAAGGGCAACCCGGGCGAACTGTGGGAGCGCGTGTCCTCGACCGAAGGCCAGGTGTACAACTGGCCGGAGTCGACCTACATCGCCGAGCCGCCCTTCTTCGCCGACTTCGAGATGACCCCGAAGGCGGCCGCCAGCAGCATCACCGGCGCGCGCGCGCTGGGCGTGTTCGGCGACTCGATCACCACCGACCACATCTCGCCGGCGGGTTCGATCAAGGAAGATGGTCCGGCAGGCAAGTGGCTGAAGGACCATGGCGTCCTGAAGGCGGACTTCAACTCCTACGGCTCGCGCCGCGGCAACCACGAGATCATGATGCGCGGCACCTTCGCCAACGTGCGCATCAAGAACAAGATGATCCCGCCGAAGGCGGACGGTTCGGCGGTCGAGGGCGGCATCACCATCCACCAGCCGTCGGGCGAGCAGCTGTCGATCTACGACGCGGCGATGAAGTACATCGCCGAAGGCACTCCGACCATGATCTTCGGTGGTGAAGAGTACGGCACCGGTTCCTCGCGCGACTGGGCGGCCAAGGGCACCCAGCTGCTGGGCGTGAAGGCCGTGATCTGCCGTTCGTTCGAGCGCATCCACCGCTCGAACCTGGTGGGCATGGGCGTGCTGCCGCTGCAGTTCATCGGCAACGACAGCGTCGAGTCGCTGGGCATCACCGGCAAGGAAACCTACGACCTGAAGGGCCTGGAAGGCGAGATCAAGCCGCAGCAACAGGCGACCCTGGTGATCCACCGTGAAAACGGCGAATCGCAGGAAGTGCAAGTGCTGCTGCGTATCGACACCCCGATCGAAGTCGACTACTACAAGCATGGCGGCATCCTGCCGTTCGTGCTGCGCCAACTGCTGGCTGCGTAA